TGGAGGCGCCGACAACGACACCATGGGCGGTGGCGCCGGAAACGACACCATGGGCGGCGGCGCCGGCAACGACATCCTGATCGGCGAAGGCGGCAACGACGCTCTGTTCGGCGGCGTGGGCGACGACACGCTGTTCGGCGGGGGCGGCGACGACACTCTGTTCGGCGAGGACGGCAACGACATCCTGTCACTGGGAGCGGGCGACGACCTGGCGGACGGCGGGGCGGGCAACGACACGCTGTTCGGCGAGGACGGCAACGACACGCTGTTCGGCTGGGCCGGCAACGACATCCTGTCGCTGGGAGCGGGCGACGACTTGGCCGATGGCGGGGCGGGCAACGACACGCTGTTCGGCGAGGACGGCAACGACACGCTGTTCGGCGGAGCCGGCGACGACGTGATGGCGGGTGGGGCGGGCGACGACCTCCTGTTCCTCGACCAGGGGGCCGACACGGTGTGGGGCGGTGCCGGAGCGGACATCTTCGCCTTTGGCCGCGCCTCCGGCGGATCCATGGTGATGGATTTCACCCCGGGCGCCGACCGGCTGGCCCTGTTCGACCCCTCTCTCGACCTGGGAAGCGTGATCGCGTCGGCGCGCGTGGTGAACGGCAGCACCGTGCTCGACCTGCGTCCGGGGGTGAGCGTCACCATCTTCGGGCAGACCGGCGACGTCGCCCGCTGGTTCGCCTGACCGGGAGGGGGGACGCCCCCCTCCTTCCGCGCTGTTGGTCGCCGAAACGGCGGTGCTATCCTTGCTCATGGCTGCGCGTGTGGTGAGGCTATTTCCGGGACCGCCCGAAGACGTCGCGTTGGCGGGGCTCTGTCTGGCCGACGCGCTCCACCGCTTGGGCAGCGCCGCGGCGCCGTTCGTCTATGCGAGCTTCGTCGGCAGCCTCGACGGGCGCATCGCCGTGTCGGACCCCGTCAGCGGAGCCAGCCGCCTTCCGGTCGAGATCACCAGCGAGAGCGACTTCCGCCTGTTCCTCGAACTGGAGGCCCAGGCCGACTGTCTGGTCACGCATGGCGGCTACCTGCGCGACCTCGCGGCCGGCCGGCTGGACGACGTGCTGCAGATCGGGACGCGGACCATGGACCGCGATCTGGCGGATTGGAGGCGGGAGAACGGCCTGTCCCCGCAACCCGCCGTCGTGATCGCCAGCGCCAGCCTCGACTTTCCGATACCGGACTCCCTTATCCGCGAAAAGCGGCGCGTTCTGGTCGCGACGGGTCGGCAGGCCCCGCCTGACCGGGTCGATGCGCTGCGGGCGCGCGGCGTCCCGGTGCTCGTCGCCGGAGAGGGGGACGCGGTGGAGGGGGCCCCGCTGGTCCGCGAACTCGGCAGGCTCGGCTTTCGCAGCGTGTATCTGCTGACCGGTCCCCGCATGCTGTCCACCATGCTGCGGGATGGGGCGCTGTCGCGGCTCTACCTCACCATCACCCACCGTGTGGTGGGGGGAGAGAGTTTTCACACCATGGCGACGGGGCCACGGCTGGAGGGCGCCGGCCGTCTGCGCCTGTGCACGCTGCATTACGACGCCGCAGCACCGGATGGCGCGGGCCAATGGTTCGCCCGGTTCGAGCCGTTGCGTCCGGCGTGAGCCCGCTGCCCAGGCTCAGGCGGGTCCTGACCCGGGGGCCTTGCCCGCCCTGCGCGGCGGCTTGGCGGGAACGGATGCCTGGCTGGCACAGGCGGGCGGGCAGCGGATACGACGCAAGCCGCTGCCCGCCGGAAAGGCGGTGGTCGGGCATGATGGGGCACACGGCTTCGCCGTGGCCAAGCCGTCAGAGCTGCGCGCAGGCGTAGGCGTTGATCTCGGTGCCGACGGCGATCACGCGGATTTTCGGTTTGCGCCAAGTCTTCATGGTGCGCTCCCTCGATTTTCAAATGGATGAACGGGGCCGTTCTCGGCCGAGTCCTCTTGGGGAAGCCTACCGGTCCAATCCCGGCGCGGCCATCCTCCGAACGGGTAGCGGAACGGAAAATGCGTATGGAGTTTTTGTGGTGAAGGTCGGGCGCATTTATTTGGTTCCCGTGTCGAAGTCCGGGTCGATCCCGGAGCAGTCCCCGAATGCGTGCTTGAGACGGCGCGCTTGATCGTCACACCATGACGACGCGCTTCTTCGGACAGGCCAGCAAGGACCCGACCCGATGACGAGGAATGGTGTTGCGGTTGCGTTGTTCGCGATTCTGATCGGTTGCGGGGCGGCGCGGGCCGAGGACGGCTACCCCACCTACGCCCGCGTCGATTATGTTCTCGGCTGCATGCTGTCCAACGGCCAGGGGCCGGATGTCGTGCGCAAATGCTCCTGCAGCATCGACGAGATCGCGGCGCATTTTCCCTACGACAGCTATGTGGCGGTGGAGACCGCGCGGGGCATGCAGGAGGCCCCCGGCGAGCGCGCCGCGCTGATGCGCGACGTCGGGTGGATCAAGGACCTGCTGAACGAGTTCCGGCAGGCCCAGGTCGCCGCCGATCTGAAATGCTTCTGACCGGGCCGGCGGCGCGGGCGGCCTTCAAGAGCCGGAATTGGCGCGGATCGGCCAACTCTCCTGGAAGACCCGGCCGTTCGAATCCTCGGCGGTGACCTCCAGCGTGCCCTGCTCCTCCGGCACCAGGGAAAAGTGGATGCTGGGGTCCTCGCTCAACGAGATGTCCGATTGCACGTCCAGCACCGGTTCCCCGTTGTAGCGGATGGCGACGGTTTTCACGTAGTGGGCGGGGATGAAATAGTAGTTGAGCTGGTCGTACTGCATGCCGGTGTAGTTGGGGTGGCTGATCAGCAACTGCGCGGTCAGCGGCTTCCCGGCGGTGATGCTGTCGGGCAGGTTCAGCTTCATCTTGCCCATGCGGGCGACGGCGAGCTGGGCGTTCTTCAGGGCCGGGGCGGAGCATCCCCCGGATGCCTTGACGAACCGGGAGGTGCGAAGCAGCCGCCCGTCGCTGGTCTCGGCGACGGCGGTGATGTTGGTGTAGGCGTTGACCCGCAGACGGGTGTCGATCGCCTGCGGGCTGTCGCCGTGGGGAAAGCGGAAGGTCGCGGCCATCGGCACCGGATTTTCATCGACGATGAGATGGACCGCGGTCACCGCGACGCCGTTGCCCGGCGCCGTCACGATCCGGATGGGCACGACCGCCGCGTCGTTGGCCCGTGTCGGCGCCTCCAGGCTGAGGAGCGGACCGGCGTCCTCGACCGTGCGGCCCGAGAAATACATGTCGCGCAGCAGGTCCCAACGCTCCTCCTGCGGCGAGGCCGCCGGAGCGCCCGCGCTGCTCAGACACAGACAGGCGGCGCCCGACAGCGCGAGGATGATCCGGTGCGGTGTGGTCATGGCGTCATTCCCATTCCAGTTCGGCGAAGGCCGCCGTCACGTTGCGCGGGTTGTAGGAGTCGAACAGGCGCCAGCGCGGCGCCTCGTCGGCGGCGACCGTGTCGACCGCCTGCTGGATGGTGCCGTGGGCGGCCTGGACCTTGCGGACGCCCTCCACCACACCGTTCAGGTAGCGGCGCAGGTCCACCGAGGCGTCCGGCCAGGGAGCGGAAGGCGGGCCGTGACCGGGAACCACGCGCGTTGCCGGTTCGGCCGCCAGGGCGTCGAGGGTGCGCAGCCAGCCGAGGACGGAGCCGTCGATGGCCGGCGCCCGCTCCATGAACAGCAGGTCCCCGGCCCACAGCGTCCTGGTCTGCCGGTCGATCACCGTCAGGTCGTTGTCGGTGTGGGCCACCGGCCACGCCACGAGGTCGAGCACGCGTCCGCCCAGATCCAACTCCAGGCGGTCGGTGACCGCGACGGTCGGCGCAATGAGCCGGACCTCCGCGGCGGCGGCGGCCCCGACCGCGTCGTCGAACGCCTGCCGGTAGTGGTCCAGGCGCGCCGCCAGGGCGGGCTGGAAACGGACATGCGCGACGAAGTCCGGCCGGTCGGGCAGGAAGGCCGCGTTTCCCAGCGCATGGTCCGGGTGCATGTGGGTGTTGACGACGTAGCGGATGGGACGGTCGGTGTGGACCCGGATCGCCTCACGCAGGCGGTGGCCAAGGGCCGGAGACCCGCCGCTGTCGATCACCGCGACGGCCTCGTTGCCCACGATGAACCCGCAGTTGGCGATGTCGCCGCCGTTGGCCGCGTCGGTCTCCTCGTGACGCCCGGCGTGCACGAACACGCCGGGAGCGACCTCGAACACGGGCAGGGGATCGGCCGTCGCCGGGGCCGCCGCCCCAAACAGCCAGACGGACAGCCAGACACCGGCCAGCGCCGCGCGCGCGGACGGTCGGAGGAACGTGGCCGCAGCAGCCATCGTCCGGTCCTGCTCTTGTGTTCAATCGGGCGAGTATGAAACCCCGCCGGCTGGCGCGGCAACCGGGCAAAGGTGTTTGTGCGGCGCACCCTCGGCGGCCAGCCAGCCGACACTGACGGCGGGGGCGTACCATCCCACGCGCTCGCGCAAGGCCGGCGGTACCGGCAGATGGGCCTCGAAGTCCCGGTAGGGCGATCCCCGGCGCTCGGCCAGACGCCGCACCAGGAACCGGCCGACCCCGGCGCCGACGAGCGGAAGGGAATCCGCCGTCCGGCCCCGCGACAGCACGAGGTCGAGCGCGTCGTCGATCCGGCGGAGCTGGCGTTCCGCGAGATGATGGGCGAGGCGCCGGGCCTTCGGAAGGCTGTCCGGCTCCAGGTCGTCGCCGACCATCCGCAGCAGACGCCGCGCGCTGGCCGTGATGCCGCGATCCCTCCCGTCCGCCGTGGCGTGCTGGTCGGCGCCCTCCGGAAGGGACCCGGTCAGGCGGTGCACGTCGGCCATGGTCGCGAACAGCTCCGCCATCAGCGCGCGCCGGCGCCCGCTGTAAGGGACGCAGTCGGCGACCGCCATGACCGGGGTGCGCACGACGCCCGTGTAGACCAATTCGCCGCTGTCCAGCCGCTCCGCGTCGGAATAGCCGGCGTGGCGCGGGACGCCGCCGATGAGCGGGACGATGTCGGCCGTGGTGCTGCCGACGTCCAGCAGGACGCCGTCACCGCCCGCCGCGGCCAGCAGCGCGGTGGCGTACCAGTTGGCGGAAGCCACCGCCTCCGCGCAGTCCGGCACGGCGTCGACCGGCACCAGCCCGCGGGGGCCGGCAAAGAGGGTGAGCGCCGTGGCCGGCAGGGCGGAGCGCATCGTGGCGGCGATGCGGCGCACGCCGTCCGCGCGGTCGTCGAACAGGTCCGCCAGCTCCCCGGTCATCGTCGCGGCGACCCGCTCCGGCGGACCCCAGCGGGCGATCACCGCCGCCACGGCCTGCTCCAGCCGGTCGAGGCCCAACCAGAGCGGACAGGGCCATTGGTCGAGGTCCCGGAGCGTTCCCGTTTCGTCGAACAGGGCGGCCTTCAGGTGCGCCCCGCCGATGTCCAATCCGATCAACGCGCCGCCATCCATGCCTCACCCCTCCAGCGTCAGAAGGACCGGTTCGATGCGCGCCACCGGTGGCGGCGGGACCGGCGGGTCGCGCGCCAGATCCAGCACCGCCGCGGCGACGTTCAGCCCCGTCGCGCGCCGCAACCCCACCGAGGAGGTGGTGAGGCGCGGGTTGACCTCGATGATCGTCGGCCCCTCCGGGCCGATGACGATATCCACGCCCACGCACCCGAACAGGCCGGGCAGCGCCGCCGCGACGCCCCGAGCGATGTCGCGGAGGGCGGGCGACAGCGCCAACCCGCCGACGATCCCGCCGCCGTAGGAGAAGATGTCGCCGGCCAGGGACACATCCTGGCGGTTGGCGGTCAGCGGCCAGGCCCGCCCGTCGCGGCAGAGCATCGACAGGCTGGCTGGGATGCCGGGCTGGAAGGGCTGCACCACGAAGCCGCTGCGGTCCGCTCCTCCCAGCCAATTCCGCCACTCGGTGTGGTCGCGGATCAGCCGGGTGTCGATGCAGCCGGCCCCGTCGTCGGGCTTGACCACCCAGGGGCCGCCGCCCGGCGGATCGTCCGTGCCGACCCGCCGGCCCGGAACGACGGGCAGGCCGGCCGCCGCCAGCACGGCCGCCGTCGCCGCCTTGCTGGATGCGACCGCCACCGCTTCGGCGCGGCTGTTGAGCAGGCGGCGCCCGGTGGCCTCGACCATGCGGCTGAAGCGCTCCAGCGCGCCGTCCGTCTCCGGGGCGATCGGCCAGACGCCGTCCGCCCGCCGAGCGAGGTCCTCCCAAAGCGCCCAGGACTCGCGCGGGTCGGTGATGGTTATGCTGCGCACGGGGGCCGCGAGCGGCGGAAGGCGGGCGTCGCGGGTGACCGTTGCCTCCACCCCCGGCACCTCCAGCAGGTCGGCCAGCAGGGCGTGGAGCATCAGGTCGCCCTCGTGGGCGAGGCTGGCGGGGATCGGATCGTCCGGCGGCATGCCGCCGCCGGTCACGAATTCACAGACCAGGATGCGCATGCCGTCTGTCACCATGCAGCCGGGGGAGGGCGAGATGCTCCACGTCGTTCCGGTGATCGACCTGAAGGAGGGCGGCGTGGTGCACGCCCGCCGCGGCGACCGCGGCCGCTACCCGCCGCTGCGCTCCTCGCTGTGCGCCGGCAACGACCCGGTGGCGGTGGTCGGCGGTCTGCTCCGCCTGCATCCCTTCCGGGTGGTCTATGCCGCCGACCTCGACGCCATCCAGGGCAGCGGCGACAACCGGCCGGCGCTGGCGCGGCTGAAGGCGGCCTTTCCGGAGGTCGGATTCTGGGTCGATGCCGGGTTCCGCAGCGCCGACGCGGTGCGCGGCTTCGCCGCGTCGGGGCTCGGCGACGCCGTGCTCGGCAGCGAGAGCCTGGAGGGGCTGGCGCCGCTGCTCGCGCTGAGGGCTGATCCGGTGTGGGAGCGGGTGATCCTGTCGCTCGATTTCCGAGACCGCTTTGTCGGGCCGCCGGACCTGCCGGACCGTCCCGACCTGTGGCCGCAACGGATCATCATCATGACCCTGGCCCGCGTCGGGTCGGGGGAGGGGCCGGACTGGAGCCGTCTCGCCGAGATCGGCCGGGCCAAGCCGCAGGCCAGCCTGTTCGCCGCCGGCGGGGTGCGCGACGGCGACGATCTCCGGACTCTCGCGGCGCGCGGCGGCGCCGGCGCCCTGGTGGCGACGGCGCTGCACGACGGCCGCATCGGCGGCGCGGAACTGGCTGCCCTGTCCCGATGAGCCGGTCACGCGGCGAAGGGATGCTTCACCTTGTCCTTCTGGTTCATCAGGTCCTGTGCGCTCGGGAAGCTGGCGACCGCGCGCTCGATGGCCTCCTTGGTGGCGCGGTAGTTGTAGTCCTGGATCTTGGCGTTGTCCTTGGCCTCCCAGTGGATGAAGACGCCGACGCAGATGAAGATGTTGTCGATCTCGTCCTGCGGGATGGTGCCTTCCGACACGCAGTCGGCCACGGCCTTGGCGACGGCGTGCTGGGCGGGCCCGAACATCTGCACCGCCTGCTCCGCGCCTTTGATGGTGACCTTGTTGAACAGGATGGTCGCGGGCTTGCACATCAGGTTGGGCGCCACGACGGCGAGCAGGGCGGTGAAGCCGTCCTTGTTGTTGGTCAGCGCGTTGCAGAAGGCCGTTTCCACGGCGCTGCCGCGCGGCCCCATGATCAGGTCGATGTGGGCGACCTCGTTCCCATCACCGACCAGCGACTCGCCGACGAGCACGCGGTTGATCTTCGTGGACTGTCCTCCCCACATCGGCATGTCCTTTCTCCCTAACGTTGCCGGCGCCCTTCGCCGAGCGCGTCTTGTCGAAGAGCATCCGTTATGACGGGCGGCTGCGGCGATTGCATGAGCCAGAACGCAAGGAGGCAACCCACCACAATATCCGCGGTCGTTCCCGGGTTGACGCCATTGTATTTGAGGTCCCGGTCCATTTCCGCCAAGCGCGATCGCGTTAGCGTGAATGCACGATCCGCGCCCATGTTTTCCCTCAATTCCGAAGCCCGCGCGCGTAACCATTCAGAACGCTCCCGCCCGTATTTTCGGATGACATGGCTGTCGGGCAGGGTGGCGAGGAATTCGACATAAATCATTTCCGTCGCCTGCTCGAAATCCGCCCCGGCGTCCAGCCATCGCCGCAGGCTCGGCACGCCGGTGTCGAAGATGTCCGCGAAGCCCGTCGCGTATTGCCGGGCGATGGTGTCGCGGTCCTGCGCCTCCCGCATGGCGTCGAGCAGGGTCACCCGCGCCGGGGCGTGCACGTCCGCCCCCTCCACGCGGCCCAGCCCGGCGGGTTCGGCCAGCGCGATCGCCTGGAAGGCCAGTTCCGCGTCGGCCACCGTCAGGCTGGCGAGGACATGGCCCAAACGGTCGCGCAAGGGGGCGTTTCCGGGCATCAGCGCGGCCTGGGCCAGTGGTGCGGCCAGCAGCAGGATGCCGAGGTTGGTGTTGCAGCCGACCGCTTCTCGCGTGGCAACGACGGCGGCGTGCAGCCGCTCCCCGACGCCCAGGCCCGGCCGCGCGAGGATGGGCGCGGTCGTCTCGGCGCTGGCGAGGAACTGGGCGACGGTCATGCCGTGTCCCTCAGCGTGGATGTGGACGTTGCCGGGCTTCAGCGCGCGCAGTTCGAGATGGCAGGCGGCGCGGTAGGCGCCGGTCACGCCGGACGCGGGATCGGGAGGGATCGGCGCCCAGTCGATCGCGGGTCCGCCGATCATGAGCCGACCCGCTCCACGAAGTCGGCGGCCAGCGCGTCGGCGATGTCCACCGCGCTGACCCGCTGCAGGCCCTGCCATGCCGGCATGCTGTTGACCTCCAGCACCAGCCAGCGATCCGCACGGTCCTGGATCAGGTCCACGCCGGCATAGCCCGCGCCGACCGCAACCGCGGCGCGGACCGCGAGCGCGGCGGCCTCGTCGTCGGCGGGTGCGGCCTCGCACACCGCCCCCTGATGGACGTTGGTGATCCAGCTCCGGCCGTGCCGGGTCATCGCGGCGACCGCCCGCCCTCCGACCACGAAGACGCGGCGGTCCCGCCACGCCCCCTCGGTCCGCGGGGGGATGAAGGGCTGCAGATAGTAGACGCCGCCGAGCGCGTCGGGGTCGGGCAGCGCGTCGGGCCCGTCCAACCGTTGCAGGCCGCGCCCCTGCGCGCCGAACAGCGGTTTCAGAACCTGGCCGGGCGCGCGGTCCAGGAGGCGCCGGGCCGGTTCGGCCTCCTGCACGGCGAGGGCCGCCGGGGTGGGCAGGCCGGCGCGGGAGAGCAGGAGGCTGGTCATGCTCTTGTCCACGCAGCGCTCGATGGCCCGCGCGTCGTTGTGGACCGGCACCCCGAGGTCGCGCAACGCGTGGAGCACGCCGAGGCGCAGCGTCACCTGCTCGAAGCTGCCCTGGCCGATCGCGCGGACGAACACGCCCGCCGGCAGCGTGTCCTCGAAGCCGGGGATCAGCAGACCCGTCGCCGTGTGGCCGACGGCGATCCCGCAGCGCCGCGGTGCGACGCAGCGGCAGGGCAGGCCACGCGCCTCGATGGCCCGGACCAGCCGCGGCGTGTGCCAGTCGGGCCGCTCGGTGAGGATCAGGGCGGCGCGCTCACCGGACATCGCGGAACGAGCGCTCCACGAGGTCCGGCGCCAGGGTGCCGCCGTGGAAGCTGCGTCCGCTGTCCAGGGCGGTGACCGTCACGCGCGCCGGGCTGAACAGCATGGAGTCGATGGCGTAGAAATCCCCCTTCACCGCGGCGAAGACTTCCGCGAAGGGGCGTCCGTGGTCCCGCGACGCGGCGGAGGGCAGGCGGCGCGCCAGATCCTCCGCCGCGTCGTCCGGGCCGGCGACGTGAAGATGGACCGTGCCGCCATAGAGGATCGCGTCGTTGGTCCGGCCCATGGCGGTGAGGAAGCCGCCACCCGGCGGCGGCAGAGGCGCCATGCCGATGCCGTCGACGACGCGGTCGAGCGGGAAGCCGAGGGCGTGCAGCTTGTGCAGGGCGACCTCCAGCACGCGGGCCACCACCTGGGTGGTCCCGGCGAGGCTCTGCGTCGGGGTGAGGACCAGGGTCAGCCGCTCCGCGGCGATGCCGCAGGTCGTGGCGATGTGGGCGACCAGCTCGGCGGGCGGCAGCGCCGTCGCCTCCATGACGAAGACCGCCGCGTCGGCGCTGTCGCGGTAGGCCAGCTCGTCGAACAGAGCCTCCTGCCGGGCCAGCGCGCGGCCGGGGCCGGAGCCCAGCGCGAAGAAGGAGCCCTTGCCGCTGCCGTGGCTGAGGCTCCAGCCGGCGTATTGGCTGCCGAGGCAGGCGAGGACCGGCTGCGCGCTGTGGACGGTGACGCCGAACGGCCAGGACGGCGGACCGGGCACCGGGCCGAACGCCACCCGGCCAAGGCCGCCCATGCACAGTTCGGCGATGCGCCGCCCGGCCTCCAGCCCGCCGGGATGGCCGATGCCGGCATCGACGACGCGGGCGCCCCCGACCCTCTCGATGCCGAGGCGAAGCACCGCGGCATCGGCCACCAGCTGTTCGACCAGCGGCGCGGACAGGGCGGCAAGGCTCGGGCGCGGATCGGACGGCGTTTCCGTGGTCATGGCTGCATCTCCATCGCGGCGAGGGCCGCCAGTTCGCGTTGCCGCCGCTCGGCGCGGCGTCGCGCCGCGGCGGCGCTGGGTCCGTCGCCGAACACCGTGCAGACCGGCTCGCCGCGCCCGATGACGGTCGGCGCCGCCGGCCGGTCGGCGGTCCAGGCCGGCCAGCGCAGCCCCGCCTCGATCCGGGTGGGGGCGCCGGCGTAGAGCACCGCGGCCGCCCGGCTTCCCGGCAAGGCCGGAAGGCGGTCGGGCAGGCGCCCGGCGCAGGCGTCCAGATGGAGGCCGAGCAAGGGCGGCAGCGGCGGGCGGTCGAAGACGTCCAGCGTCGCGCCGGGGCGCGGGTTGATCTCCAACAGATGGAAGTCCGAACCGGTCACCAGAACATCGGCGCTGTTCAGCCCGACCAGCTCGAACGCCGCCGCGAGGCGGCCGACCAGGGCAGGCAAGGTCCGGGTCCAGCGCTCCGGGCAGCGCCAAGGCCCGGCCGCCCCGCCGTAGCGGTAGGGGCTGTCCGGGGTCGGCGCCGTCCATTGCCGGCTCAAGCCGACGACGACGGCGCGCT
This DNA window, taken from Azospirillum formosense, encodes the following:
- a CDS encoding dihydrofolate reductase family protein, whose translation is MAGLCLADALHRLGSAAAPFVYASFVGSLDGRIAVSDPVSGASRLPVEITSESDFRLFLELEAQADCLVTHGGYLRDLAAGRLDDVLQIGTRTMDRDLADWRRENGLSPQPAVVIASASLDFPIPDSLIREKRRVLVATGRQAPPDRVDALRARGVPVLVAGEGDAVEGAPLVRELGRLGFRSVYLLTGPRMLSTMLRDGALSRLYLTITHRVVGGESFHTMATGPRLEGAGRLRLCTLHYDAAAPDGAGQWFARFEPLRPA
- the pqqA gene encoding pyrroloquinoline quinone precursor peptide PqqA; this translates as MKTWRKPKIRVIAVGTEINAYACAQL
- a CDS encoding quinoprotein dehydrogenase-associated SoxYZ-like carrier gives rise to the protein MTTPHRIILALSGAACLCLSSAGAPAASPQEERWDLLRDMYFSGRTVEDAGPLLSLEAPTRANDAAVVPIRIVTAPGNGVAVTAVHLIVDENPVPMAATFRFPHGDSPQAIDTRLRVNAYTNITAVAETSDGRLLRTSRFVKASGGCSAPALKNAQLAVARMGKMKLNLPDSITAGKPLTAQLLISHPNYTGMQYDQLNYYFIPAHYVKTVAIRYNGEPVLDVQSDISLSEDPSIHFSLVPEEQGTLEVTAEDSNGRVFQESWPIRANSGS
- a CDS encoding quinoprotein relay system zinc metallohydrolase 2 — protein: MAAAATFLRPSARAALAGVWLSVWLFGAAAPATADPLPVFEVAPGVFVHAGRHEETDAANGGDIANCGFIVGNEAVAVIDSGGSPALGHRLREAIRVHTDRPIRYVVNTHMHPDHALGNAAFLPDRPDFVAHVRFQPALAARLDHYRQAFDDAVGAAAAAEVRLIAPTVAVTDRLELDLGGRVLDLVAWPVAHTDNDLTVIDRQTRTLWAGDLLFMERAPAIDGSVLGWLRTLDALAAEPATRVVPGHGPPSAPWPDASVDLRRYLNGVVEGVRKVQAAHGTIQQAVDTVAADEAPRWRLFDSYNPRNVTAAFAELEWE
- a CDS encoding hydantoinase/oxoprolinase family protein — its product is MDGGALIGLDIGGAHLKAALFDETGTLRDLDQWPCPLWLGLDRLEQAVAAVIARWGPPERVAATMTGELADLFDDRADGVRRIAATMRSALPATALTLFAGPRGLVPVDAVPDCAEAVASANWYATALLAAAGGDGVLLDVGSTTADIVPLIGGVPRHAGYSDAERLDSGELVYTGVVRTPVMAVADCVPYSGRRRALMAELFATMADVHRLTGSLPEGADQHATADGRDRGITASARRLLRMVGDDLEPDSLPKARRLAHHLAERQLRRIDDALDLVLSRGRTADSLPLVGAGVGRFLVRRLAERRGSPYRDFEAHLPVPPALRERVGWYAPAVSVGWLAAEGAPHKHLCPVAAPAGGVSYSPD
- a CDS encoding ATP-grasp domain-containing protein, producing the protein MRILVCEFVTGGGMPPDDPIPASLAHEGDLMLHALLADLLEVPGVEATVTRDARLPPLAAPVRSITITDPRESWALWEDLARRADGVWPIAPETDGALERFSRMVEATGRRLLNSRAEAVAVASSKAATAAVLAAAGLPVVPGRRVGTDDPPGGGPWVVKPDDGAGCIDTRLIRDHTEWRNWLGGADRSGFVVQPFQPGIPASLSMLCRDGRAWPLTANRQDVSLAGDIFSYGGGIVGGLALSPALRDIARGVAAALPGLFGCVGVDIVIGPEGPTIIEVNPRLTTSSVGLRRATGLNVAAAVLDLARDPPVPPPPVARIEPVLLTLEG
- a CDS encoding HisA/HisF-related TIM barrel protein, coding for MPSVTMQPGEGEMLHVVPVIDLKEGGVVHARRGDRGRYPPLRSSLCAGNDPVAVVGGLLRLHPFRVVYAADLDAIQGSGDNRPALARLKAAFPEVGFWVDAGFRSADAVRGFAASGLGDAVLGSESLEGLAPLLALRADPVWERVILSLDFRDRFVGPPDLPDRPDLWPQRIIIMTLARVGSGEGPDWSRLAEIGRAKPQASLFAAGGVRDGDDLRTLAARGGAGALVATALHDGRIGGAELAALSR
- the fae gene encoding formaldehyde-activating enzyme, with product MPMWGGQSTKINRVLVGESLVGDGNEVAHIDLIMGPRGSAVETAFCNALTNNKDGFTALLAVVAPNLMCKPATILFNKVTIKGAEQAVQMFGPAQHAVAKAVADCVSEGTIPQDEIDNIFICVGVFIHWEAKDNAKIQDYNYRATKEAIERAVASFPSAQDLMNQKDKVKHPFAA
- a CDS encoding triphosphoribosyl-dephospho-CoA synthase is translated as MIGGPAIDWAPIPPDPASGVTGAYRAACHLELRALKPGNVHIHAEGHGMTVAQFLASAETTAPILARPGLGVGERLHAAVVATREAVGCNTNLGILLLAAPLAQAALMPGNAPLRDRLGHVLASLTVADAELAFQAIALAEPAGLGRVEGADVHAPARVTLLDAMREAQDRDTIARQYATGFADIFDTGVPSLRRWLDAGADFEQATEMIYVEFLATLPDSHVIRKYGRERSEWLRARASELRENMGADRAFTLTRSRLAEMDRDLKYNGVNPGTTADIVVGCLLAFWLMQSPQPPVITDALRQDALGEGRRQR
- a CDS encoding RimK family alpha-L-glutamate ligase — its product is MSGERAALILTERPDWHTPRLVRAIEARGLPCRCVAPRRCGIAVGHTATGLLIPGFEDTLPAGVFVRAIGQGSFEQVTLRLGVLHALRDLGVPVHNDARAIERCVDKSMTSLLLSRAGLPTPAALAVQEAEPARRLLDRAPGQVLKPLFGAQGRGLQRLDGPDALPDPDALGGVYYLQPFIPPRTEGAWRDRRVFVVGGRAVAAMTRHGRSWITNVHQGAVCEAAPADDEAAALAVRAAVAVGAGYAGVDLIQDRADRWLVLEVNSMPAWQGLQRVSAVDIADALAADFVERVGS
- the mch gene encoding methenyltetrahydromethanopterin cyclohydrolase, translated to MTTETPSDPRPSLAALSAPLVEQLVADAAVLRLGIERVGGARVVDAGIGHPGGLEAGRRIAELCMGGLGRVAFGPVPGPPSWPFGVTVHSAQPVLACLGSQYAGWSLSHGSGKGSFFALGSGPGRALARQEALFDELAYRDSADAAVFVMEATALPPAELVAHIATTCGIAAERLTLVLTPTQSLAGTTQVVARVLEVALHKLHALGFPLDRVVDGIGMAPLPPPGGGFLTAMGRTNDAILYGGTVHLHVAGPDDAAEDLARRLPSAASRDHGRPFAEVFAAVKGDFYAIDSMLFSPARVTVTALDSGRSFHGGTLAPDLVERSFRDVR
- a CDS encoding ATP-grasp domain-containing protein; amino-acid sequence: MAERPDIVVAALSARALAAAARRAGRRPAAVDLFGDLDTGQLAEPSLRLRLPSDALRLESGPLRDALARIDLRGLPLVYGAGFEEDPALLARLAADRPLMGNRPEVVARVKDPFRFAATLARLGFPHPPVAPAWDGSPGDHLLKRIGGSGGAHIAPATAAQAKPGWYVQRRVAGHAVSVLFLADGERAVVVGLSRQWTAPTPDSPYRYGGAAGPWRCPERWTRTLPALVGRLAAAFELVGLNSADVLVTGSDFHLLEINPRPGATLDVFDRPPLPPLLGLHLDACAGRLPDRLPALPGSRAAAVLYAGAPTRIEAGLRWPAWTADRPAAPTVIGRGEPVCTVFGDGPSAAAARRRAERRQRELAALAAMEMQP